The following are encoded together in the Triticum dicoccoides isolate Atlit2015 ecotype Zavitan chromosome 6B, WEW_v2.0, whole genome shotgun sequence genome:
- the LOC119322217 gene encoding E3 ubiquitin-protein ligase ATL23-like gives MAQLWAVFLAVGSLAIGLLGVLGVWLCYLFQAVALGPPPAPPPETPDTSDDGDGDDKNGLSEAELRRLGGVVQAEPAVDDEEEALCPICLDAMEPGRAVRVLPGCNRAFHQDCVDRWLAISPRCPVCNIWATPQSPQASLTVAKTAPGC, from the coding sequence ATGGCGCAGCTCTGGGCGGTGTTCCTGGCCGTGGGGTCGCTCGCCATCGGCCTGCTCGGGGTGCTCGGAGTCTGGCTCTGCTACCTGTTCCAGGCCGTGGCGCTGGGCCCACCTCCCGCCCCGCCGCCCGAGACGCCAGACAcgagcgacgacggcgacggcgacgacaagAACGGGCTATCGGAGGCGGAGCTGAGGCGGCTTGGCGGGGTCGTCCAGGCGGAGCCCGCagtcgacgacgaggaggaggcgctctGCCCCATCTGCCTCGACGCCATGGAGCCGGGCCGCGCCGTGCGCGTCCTCCCCGGCTGCAACCGCGCCTTCCACCAGGACTGCGTCGATCGGTGGCTGGCCATCTCGCCGCGCTGCCCCGTGTGCAACATCTGGGCCACGCCGCAGTCGCCGCAGGCCTCGCTGACGGTGGCCAAGACTGCTCCGGGGTGCTGA